One window of Mus caroli chromosome 11, CAROLI_EIJ_v1.1, whole genome shotgun sequence genomic DNA carries:
- the Tmem95 gene encoding transmembrane protein 95 produces the protein MWVLALGGAFLAVAKACIFCRLQDHALANRLAQLNNQTKPKWKWKEWASPDFSAFALDEVSMKQVTEKTHRVLRVIEKKGSVSLIPLYWQWLQKTRIPQYTREALCAPVCRGSTILYNCSTCEGKEESCWPQKRCYPDSHDLWDARILLLCIFGIVLLSGVVSLQVEYLKLQAKDL, from the exons atgtgggtgctggctctGGGTGGGGCTTTCTTGGCCGTGGCCAAGGCTTGTATCTTCTGTCGTCTCCAAGATCATGCCTTGGCAAACCGCCTGGCTCAGCTCAATAACCAGACGAAGCCGAAGTGGAAATGGAAGGAATGGGCTTCCCCAGATTTCTCAGCCTTTGCCTTAG ATGAGGTTTCAATGAAGCAAGTCACAGAGAAAACTCACCGAGTCCTGAGAGTCATAG AGAAAAAAGGATCCGTCTCTTTGATTCCATTATACTGGCAATGGCTTCAGAAGACCAGGATCCCCCAGTACACCAGGGAAG CTCTCTGTGCTCCCGTCTGCC GGGGCAGCACCATCCTGTACAACTGCTCCACCTGCGAGGGCAAGGAGGAGTCTTGTTGGCCCCAAAAGCGCTGCTACCCAG ACAGTCACGATCTGTGGGACGCTAGGATTCTGCTCCTATGCATCTTCGGAATTGTCCTGCTTTCGGGTGTTGTGAGCCTCCAAGTGGA GTACCTGAAGCTGCAAGCAAAAGACTTGTGA